The Opitutales bacterium ASA1 genome window below encodes:
- a CDS encoding O-acetylhomoserine aminocarboxypropyltransferase/cysteine synthase — protein sequence MSASSSPRTPGLGTRALHAGQQIDPTTGARAVPIYQTTSYGFRDADHAANLFALKELGWIYTRIMNPTTDVFEQRMAALEGGSGALAHASGQAAITDALLNIAGAGDHIVSVNQLYGGTYNLFHHTLPKLGIEISFVDAQDPDAFRRALRPNTKAFYGEGLGNPALNIFPFEEVAKIAREAGVPLIIDNTALSPMLNRPIEWGANVVVHSTTKYIGGHGTSIGGIVVDGGNFDWGSGRFPGFTEPDPSYHGLVHWDAFKSFPPAGGANVAYIFKMRLQLLRDIGACISPTNAFYMLQGLETLHLRMERHCANALKVAEFLAANDKVKWVNYPGLKDSPNHAVAKKYLTGGFGALLGFGVKSGFDGGKRFINALKLHSHLANIGDAKSLAIHPASTTHSQLTAEQQTASGVSPDYVRLAVGIEDIEDILADLEQALAQV from the coding sequence ATGTCCGCCTCGTCCTCCCCCCGCACCCCCGGACTCGGCACGCGCGCCTTGCACGCCGGCCAGCAGATCGATCCCACTACCGGCGCCCGCGCGGTGCCGATCTACCAGACCACCAGCTACGGCTTCCGCGACGCGGACCACGCCGCGAATCTCTTCGCGTTGAAGGAACTCGGCTGGATCTACACGAGGATCATGAACCCCACCACCGACGTGTTCGAGCAGCGCATGGCCGCGCTCGAAGGTGGTTCGGGCGCACTCGCCCACGCCTCGGGCCAAGCCGCGATCACCGACGCTCTGCTCAACATCGCCGGCGCCGGAGATCACATCGTCTCGGTCAACCAACTCTACGGCGGCACCTACAACCTGTTTCACCACACGCTGCCGAAGCTCGGGATCGAGATCTCGTTCGTGGACGCGCAAGACCCCGATGCGTTTCGCCGGGCTCTTCGTCCCAACACGAAGGCCTTCTACGGCGAAGGACTCGGCAACCCCGCGCTCAACATCTTCCCGTTCGAAGAGGTCGCAAAGATCGCCCGCGAGGCCGGAGTCCCACTGATCATCGACAACACCGCGCTCTCTCCGATGCTCAATCGCCCGATCGAATGGGGCGCCAACGTGGTCGTCCACTCGACCACCAAGTACATCGGCGGACACGGCACTTCTATCGGAGGCATCGTGGTCGACGGCGGCAATTTCGACTGGGGTTCGGGGCGCTTCCCGGGCTTCACCGAGCCCGATCCGAGCTACCACGGTCTCGTCCACTGGGACGCTTTCAAGAGCTTCCCGCCCGCGGGCGGTGCCAACGTCGCCTACATCTTCAAGATGCGGCTCCAACTGCTCCGAGACATCGGAGCCTGCATCAGCCCGACGAACGCCTTCTACATGCTCCAAGGACTCGAGACGCTTCATCTCCGCATGGAGCGGCATTGCGCGAACGCCCTGAAGGTCGCCGAGTTCCTCGCCGCAAACGACAAGGTGAAGTGGGTCAACTACCCCGGCTTGAAGGACTCTCCGAACCACGCAGTCGCGAAGAAATACCTCACGGGTGGCTTCGGTGCCTTGCTCGGCTTCGGCGTGAAGAGCGGCTTCGACGGTGGCAAGCGCTTCATCAACGCGCTGAAGCTGCACTCCCACCTCGCCAACATCGGCGACGCAAAATCCCTCGCTATTCATCCCGCCAGCACGACGCACTCGCAGCTCACCGCCGAACAACAGACCGCGTCCGGCGTCTCCCCCGACTACGTCCGCCTCGCCGTCGGCATCGAAGACATCGAGGACATCCTCGCCGATCTCGAACAAGCGCTCGCCCAAGTTTGA
- the nadA gene encoding quinolinate synthase NadA, whose amino-acid sequence MPTALDYEPMILRPRGTEPTPLSPIQEEILELKRARNAVILAHNYQIESIQRVADYVGDSLGLSYQAQAADADVILFCGVHFMAETAKIVNPSKTVLLPDLAAGCSLSDSCPADRLEAYKKANPGLYVVAYINCSAGVKALSDVICTSGNAMKIVGRVPADREILFVPDQNLGQWVAQKTGRRMRLWPGSCYAHVLFTVRALEKIKARFPGAPVVAHPECVAAVRDMADEVCSTELMVKFCRETPASEVIVVTESGMLHRLRREIPDKTFIAGPTDSCACNDCRYMKMNTIEKVRDALRDLQPAIEMPEPIRSAALVPIQRMLDWSRA is encoded by the coding sequence ATGCCGACCGCACTCGATTACGAGCCGATGATCCTCCGCCCTCGCGGGACCGAGCCCACGCCGCTCTCTCCGATCCAAGAGGAGATCCTCGAACTGAAGCGTGCGCGCAACGCCGTCATCCTCGCGCACAACTACCAGATCGAATCGATCCAACGCGTGGCCGACTACGTGGGCGACTCGCTCGGTCTCTCCTACCAAGCGCAAGCGGCCGACGCCGACGTGATCTTGTTTTGCGGCGTCCACTTCATGGCGGAGACCGCGAAGATCGTGAACCCGAGCAAGACCGTGTTGCTGCCCGATCTCGCCGCCGGTTGTTCCCTCTCCGATTCCTGCCCGGCCGATCGTCTCGAGGCTTACAAGAAGGCCAACCCCGGACTCTACGTGGTCGCCTACATCAACTGTTCGGCCGGCGTGAAGGCGCTCAGCGACGTCATCTGCACGAGCGGAAACGCGATGAAGATCGTCGGCCGCGTCCCGGCCGACCGCGAGATCCTCTTCGTCCCGGACCAGAACCTCGGGCAATGGGTCGCCCAGAAGACCGGGCGGCGCATGCGGCTCTGGCCGGGAAGTTGTTACGCCCACGTCCTCTTCACCGTCCGCGCGCTCGAAAAGATCAAGGCGCGCTTCCCGGGTGCCCCGGTCGTGGCGCACCCGGAGTGCGTCGCCGCGGTACGCGACATGGCCGACGAGGTGTGCAGTACCGAATTGATGGTCAAGTTCTGCCGCGAGACTCCCGCATCGGAGGTGATCGTCGTGACCGAGTCGGGCATGCTTCATCGACTGCGACGGGAGATCCCTGACAAGACGTTCATCGCCGGTCCGACGGACTCGTGCGCGTGCAACGATTGCCGCTACATGAAGATGAATACGATCGAGAAGGTTCGCGACGCCCTGCGCGACTTGCAACCCGCGATCGAAATGCCGGAACCGATACGCTCCGCGGCGCTCGTCCCGATCCAACGGATGCTCGACTGGAGTCGCGCTTGA
- the leuS gene encoding leucine--tRNA ligase: MATSGPDYDFRTIEAAWQKFWDDNSTFQAAAPSEQPKYYVLDMFPYPSGAGLHVGHPLGYVATDIYARFKRARGFNVLHTMGFDAFGLPAEQYAIETGVHPAVSTERNIASMRRQLYRLGLAHDKTRSVSTTDVAFYRWTQWIFLQIFNACFDPFESKARPIADLERDLVEGRYRADFQNSKLVQAPDRFRSATIWRSAAESDRKRFLDSQRLAYVSEVPVNWCPALGTVLANEEVTADGRSERGNHPVFKRPLRQWMLRITTYTERLLADLALVDWPEPIKLMQRNWIGRSEGAEIVFDIDGLAGETLRVYTTRPDTLFGATYMVLAPEHPLVDRLTTEDRRSAVQRYVQASAARSEVQRAEDGDKDKTGEFTGSYAINPVNQERIPIWIADYVLMGYGTGAIMAVPAHDERDFTFARKFDLPIRRVVAKDATGTDEPVTAATPDEGVLVDSGEFSGLPSAEGRKAITAALEARGRGRTAVQFKLRDWLFSRQRYWGEPFPIVHGDNGEIVALEDTDLPVELPPIDDFSPQSYDDPNTPPMPPLSRASETWRMVERGGRTYHRELNTMPQWAGSCWYYLRYVDPTNDTAFVAPDLERYWMGPNGVDLYVGGAEHAVLHLLYARFWHKVLFDLGHVSTPEPFGKLFNQGYIQAAAYTDERGVYVPAAEIEERDGGFYHRGRPVSRQFGKMGKSLKNSVTPDDVCAEYGADTLRLYLMFLGPLEAMKPWSSHGIEGVHRFLRKIWRECVGEDGGRAAKISDAPESSPDTLRVLHETIKKVTEDLDALRFNTAISQMMILCNHLQKVDTVGLDTMRTLVQLVAPFAPHMAEELWVRLGGGPSVAYAPWPKFDPARIVCATVKLVVQVNGKMRGDVAIAPDAPESEALALAQVNEKIAPHLEGKSIRKVVYVPGRILNLVVG; this comes from the coding sequence ATGGCTACGAGCGGTCCTGACTACGACTTCCGCACGATCGAGGCGGCATGGCAGAAATTCTGGGACGACAACAGCACTTTTCAAGCTGCTGCCCCGTCCGAACAGCCGAAGTACTACGTGCTCGACATGTTCCCCTACCCCTCGGGTGCCGGCCTCCACGTCGGCCATCCGCTCGGCTATGTCGCGACCGACATTTACGCCCGCTTCAAACGCGCGCGCGGCTTCAACGTCCTTCACACGATGGGCTTCGATGCGTTCGGCCTCCCCGCCGAACAATACGCGATCGAAACCGGCGTCCACCCCGCCGTCTCAACCGAGCGCAACATCGCCTCCATGCGTCGCCAGCTCTACCGGCTCGGCCTCGCACACGACAAGACCCGCTCCGTCTCCACGACCGACGTCGCCTTCTATCGGTGGACCCAGTGGATCTTCCTTCAGATCTTCAACGCCTGCTTCGACCCGTTCGAAAGCAAGGCGCGCCCGATCGCCGACCTCGAGCGCGACCTCGTCGAGGGCCGCTACCGCGCCGATTTCCAAAACTCCAAACTCGTCCAAGCACCCGATCGCTTCCGCTCCGCCACGATTTGGCGTTCCGCCGCCGAGTCCGATCGCAAGCGCTTCCTCGACTCCCAGCGTCTCGCCTACGTCTCCGAAGTGCCGGTCAACTGGTGCCCCGCCTTGGGCACGGTCCTCGCCAACGAAGAAGTCACTGCCGATGGGCGCTCCGAGCGCGGCAATCACCCGGTCTTCAAGCGTCCGCTGCGCCAGTGGATGCTCCGCATCACGACCTACACCGAACGCCTCCTCGCCGACCTCGCGCTCGTCGACTGGCCGGAACCGATCAAGCTGATGCAGCGCAACTGGATCGGTCGTTCCGAAGGTGCCGAGATCGTCTTCGACATCGACGGTCTCGCCGGCGAAACGCTCCGCGTCTACACCACCCGCCCCGACACGCTCTTCGGTGCCACTTACATGGTGCTCGCTCCCGAGCATCCACTCGTGGACCGGCTCACCACCGAGGACCGACGCTCCGCGGTCCAACGCTACGTCCAAGCCTCGGCAGCCCGCAGCGAGGTCCAACGCGCCGAAGACGGCGACAAGGACAAGACCGGCGAATTCACCGGCTCGTACGCGATCAACCCCGTCAACCAAGAGCGCATTCCCATCTGGATCGCCGACTACGTGCTCATGGGCTACGGCACCGGCGCGATCATGGCCGTACCGGCGCACGACGAACGCGACTTCACCTTTGCCCGGAAGTTCGACTTACCCATCAGGCGAGTCGTCGCGAAAGACGCCACCGGCACCGACGAACCAGTCACCGCCGCAACGCCCGACGAAGGCGTGTTGGTAGACTCGGGCGAATTCTCCGGCCTGCCCAGCGCCGAGGGTCGCAAGGCAATCACCGCCGCCCTCGAAGCGCGCGGCCGCGGCCGCACCGCGGTGCAGTTCAAGCTCCGCGATTGGCTCTTCTCGCGTCAACGCTACTGGGGAGAACCGTTCCCGATCGTGCACGGAGACAACGGCGAGATCGTCGCCCTCGAAGACACCGATCTACCGGTCGAACTCCCTCCGATCGACGACTTCTCGCCCCAGAGCTACGACGATCCGAACACGCCGCCCATGCCGCCCCTTTCGCGTGCCTCGGAGACGTGGCGCATGGTCGAACGCGGCGGCCGCACGTACCACCGTGAGCTGAACACCATGCCGCAATGGGCCGGCTCGTGCTGGTATTACCTGCGTTACGTCGATCCCACCAACGACACCGCATTCGTCGCCCCCGATCTCGAGCGTTACTGGATGGGCCCCAACGGAGTAGACCTCTACGTCGGCGGCGCCGAGCACGCGGTGCTTCACCTCCTCTACGCGCGCTTCTGGCACAAGGTCCTCTTCGACCTCGGCCACGTCTCCACGCCCGAGCCGTTCGGCAAGCTCTTCAACCAAGGCTACATTCAAGCCGCCGCCTACACCGACGAGCGCGGCGTCTACGTCCCGGCCGCCGAGATCGAAGAGCGCGACGGAGGTTTCTACCATCGAGGCCGTCCCGTCTCCCGCCAGTTCGGCAAGATGGGCAAGTCCCTCAAGAACTCCGTCACCCCCGACGACGTCTGCGCGGAATACGGAGCCGACACGCTGAGACTCTACCTCATGTTCCTCGGCCCCCTCGAGGCGATGAAGCCTTGGAGCTCCCACGGCATCGAAGGCGTGCACCGTTTCCTGCGCAAGATCTGGCGCGAGTGCGTCGGCGAAGACGGCGGCCGCGCCGCGAAGATCTCCGACGCTCCCGAATCGTCCCCCGACACCCTCCGGGTCCTTCACGAGACGATCAAGAAGGTGACCGAAGATCTCGACGCCCTCCGCTTCAACACCGCGATCTCGCAGATGATGATCCTCTGCAATCATCTCCAGAAAGTGGATACGGTCGGACTCGACACGATGCGCACGCTCGTCCAACTCGTGGCCCCGTTCGCCCCGCACATGGCGGAGGAACTCTGGGTCCGCCTCGGCGGCGGGCCCTCCGTCGCTTACGCGCCCTGGCCGAAGTTCGACCCCGCCCGGATCGTCTGCGCCACCGTGAAGCTCGTAGTGCAGGTCAACGGCAAGATGCGTGGCGACGTCGCCATCGCTCCCGACGCACCGGAGTCCGAGGCACTCGCGCTCGCGCAGGTGAACGAAAAGATCGCGCCTCATCTCGAAGGGAAATCGATCCGCAAGGTCGTCTACGTCCCCGGGCGCATCCTCAACCTCGTCGTCGGCTGA
- a CDS encoding DegQ family serine endoprotease has translation MPVWKRAVAQPEGPPAEVAPKYDFDTLLQAVVRIDVREMTFEAGAQRFTSGVGSGVILTADGLVLTNAHVVSPRAVEVSVTLPSLERVRASLVGWDHWTDLAVLRLEMAEVQRRGLSFAHAEFADSDALKPGQTVFAVGTPHGLTRTVTKGIISNTNRYFEASDGVLGYETGSFNTWLQTDAAINPGNSGGPLVLEDGRVVGINSRTYLGADNLGFAIPSNTARFVLEKLAECGEVERSYVGIVPGVLVDLERFFSLEANRGMLINSVDPGSPSSRAGLRPGDIVLAINGVPVDGRFPEQLPPIQNRIANFSVGATVVMSVTRGGETLELPVVTERLESRVGEEWAFEKWGMSVRRVSRAFARENRLPDANGVIVIGTQPAFPAEKAGLARGDIITKVDSAPVADLEQLKEIYGLFENEPKSLLLEALRNRSVAFFVLKP, from the coding sequence ATGCCGGTTTGGAAGCGTGCCGTGGCACAGCCCGAGGGGCCTCCGGCGGAGGTCGCGCCGAAATACGATTTCGACACCTTGCTGCAGGCGGTCGTGCGGATCGACGTGCGAGAAATGACCTTCGAAGCGGGTGCTCAGCGCTTCACCTCGGGCGTGGGCTCCGGAGTGATTTTGACCGCGGACGGGCTGGTGCTGACGAACGCCCACGTCGTCTCGCCGCGGGCGGTGGAGGTGTCGGTGACCTTGCCGAGTTTGGAGCGCGTGCGGGCCAGTCTGGTCGGCTGGGATCACTGGACGGATCTGGCGGTGCTCCGCTTGGAAATGGCGGAGGTGCAGCGGCGCGGGTTGTCCTTCGCGCATGCGGAGTTCGCGGACTCCGACGCGTTGAAGCCGGGGCAAACGGTGTTTGCCGTGGGTACGCCGCACGGGCTCACGCGGACGGTGACCAAGGGAATCATTTCGAACACCAACCGTTACTTCGAGGCATCGGACGGTGTCCTCGGATACGAGACTGGTTCGTTCAACACGTGGTTGCAGACCGATGCGGCGATCAATCCCGGGAACAGCGGGGGGCCCTTGGTGTTGGAGGACGGGCGTGTCGTCGGGATCAATTCACGCACCTACCTGGGTGCGGACAATCTCGGTTTCGCGATTCCTTCGAACACGGCGCGGTTCGTCTTGGAGAAGCTGGCGGAGTGCGGCGAGGTCGAGCGGAGCTACGTCGGTATCGTGCCGGGCGTGCTGGTCGACTTGGAGCGGTTCTTTTCGCTGGAGGCCAACCGGGGGATGTTGATCAACAGTGTCGATCCCGGTTCGCCGTCGAGTCGGGCGGGTTTGCGCCCGGGAGACATCGTGCTCGCGATCAACGGCGTGCCGGTGGACGGAAGGTTTCCGGAACAGTTGCCGCCGATCCAGAACCGCATCGCGAACTTTTCGGTCGGGGCGACCGTGGTGATGAGTGTCACGCGCGGGGGAGAGACGCTCGAATTGCCGGTCGTGACCGAGCGGTTGGAGAGCCGAGTGGGAGAGGAGTGGGCGTTCGAAAAATGGGGCATGAGTGTGCGCCGAGTTTCTCGCGCCTTCGCTCGGGAGAACCGGCTGCCGGACGCGAACGGCGTCATCGTGATCGGCACGCAACCGGCGTTTCCCGCGGAGAAAGCCGGCCTGGCACGGGGCGACATCATCACCAAAGTAGACAGCGCGCCCGTGGCGGATTTGGAGCAGCTCAAGGAAATCTACGGTTTGTTCGAGAACGAACCGAAATCGTTGTTGCTTGAAGCGTTGCGGAATCGATCGGTCGCGTTCTTTGTCCTCAAACCATGA
- a CDS encoding transcriptional repressor, with translation MSLEACRERFKTFLDQHDLRVTGQRMAIFDAAFAEKTHFTAEELLDKSRAIDASVSRATVYRTLPILIESGLLREVDIGKSLKFYLPSPPEESTQQAQVICVDCDKIFEVAAPFMEWYGTTVSSRLGLSPVSQRLQVSATCNEFRSTGKCKNRR, from the coding sequence GTGAGCCTCGAAGCCTGCCGCGAGCGGTTTAAGACGTTTTTGGACCAACACGACCTCAGGGTCACCGGCCAGCGTATGGCCATCTTCGATGCGGCTTTCGCCGAGAAGACGCATTTCACCGCCGAGGAACTGTTGGACAAGTCGAGAGCCATCGATGCTTCGGTTTCGCGGGCGACGGTTTACCGCACACTTCCGATCCTGATCGAGAGCGGATTGCTCCGCGAGGTCGACATCGGCAAGAGTCTCAAGTTCTACCTTCCCTCCCCGCCCGAGGAGTCGACGCAACAGGCTCAGGTCATCTGCGTCGACTGCGACAAGATCTTCGAGGTCGCCGCACCTTTCATGGAGTGGTACGGCACCACGGTGTCGTCCCGTCTCGGTCTCTCGCCCGTTTCCCAACGCCTTCAGGTGTCCGCCACCTGCAACGAGTTTCGCAGCACCGGTAAATGCAAGAATCGCCGCTGA
- a CDS encoding riboflavin synthase has protein sequence MFTGIVEERGEVASVVPASGGVRFTVRASFARPGEIAIGDSVAVNGCCLTVVEIGEGTLGFDVLAETQRVTSLAGLERGAFVNLERSLRFDGRIGGHFVSGHVDTCAPIAVIEPRGADVYCRVVVPPEFRRWLVYKGSVAIDGISLTVAEVTEDGFAVWLIPHTLSITTLGVRKNGDGVNLEFDLLAKYVERIVTGTRSS, from the coding sequence ATGTTTACCGGAATAGTAGAAGAACGGGGAGAGGTGGCATCCGTCGTGCCGGCGAGCGGTGGGGTGCGCTTCACGGTGCGCGCGTCGTTTGCGCGTCCGGGCGAGATCGCGATCGGCGACAGCGTCGCGGTGAACGGGTGTTGCCTCACGGTCGTCGAGATCGGTGAGGGTACGCTCGGTTTCGATGTGTTGGCGGAGACGCAACGTGTGACGAGCCTCGCGGGCCTGGAGCGCGGGGCTTTCGTCAACCTCGAGCGCAGCCTCCGTTTCGACGGGCGGATCGGCGGGCACTTCGTGTCCGGTCACGTGGATACTTGTGCGCCGATCGCGGTGATCGAGCCGCGTGGCGCGGACGTGTATTGCCGTGTCGTCGTCCCGCCGGAGTTTCGTCGCTGGCTGGTCTACAAGGGCAGCGTCGCGATCGACGGGATTTCGCTCACGGTGGCGGAGGTGACCGAGGACGGATTCGCCGTGTGGCTCATTCCCCACACGCTCTCGATCACCACGCTCGGCGTGCGCAAGAACGGCGACGGCGTGAACCTGGAGTTCGATCTGCTCGCCAAGTACGTGGAGCGCATCGTGACCGGCACCCGCTCGTCGTGA
- the typA gene encoding translational GTPase TypA, with protein sequence MNRSIRNIAIIAHVDHGKTTLVDNLLKEGGAYRANQHVEERAMDSMDLEKEKGITIKAKNTSVHWRDKTINIVDTPGHADFGGEVERALRMVDGVLLLVDAYDGPQAQTRFVLRKALAHGLKVVIVINKIDRDNADPAKMYDKVLELLMELNATEEQFDAPVVYGSGRDGYMMYKLGDEKKDLTPLFETILEHVPPPFARPNEPFHMLVSNIDWSDYVGRIAVGKVLGGNVSVGDTVWIVRHSEGGKRIRAKITKVFEFSGLQTHESPTATAGNIVGVSGFEDIDIGDTITADEKGHALPFTQIDPPTLEMQICVNDGPLVGREGKYVTSRQLRDRLMREIKTNVSISVEDSDRAGAFNIKARGAMQIAVLVETMRREGFELLVSRPTVIEKTGETGERLEPYETVWVEVPDECVGAIMQNLANRKGQLTNMEKLAHSTMIEATITTRGLIGMEIDIVNATSGRGVMSHLFKEYGPYAGEVLTRLTGTLIATEPGETTTYALVGVQERGKLFVGPGELVYEGMIVGENPRNEDIVVNAVREKKLTNFRSQGEGVATGLIPPVKLSLERAIEYVANDEFVEVTPQNIRLRKRTLNNGERQKQKKAAKLA encoded by the coding sequence ATGAACCGAAGCATCCGCAACATCGCCATCATCGCCCACGTCGACCACGGCAAGACCACGCTCGTCGACAATCTGCTCAAAGAGGGCGGAGCCTACCGCGCCAATCAGCACGTCGAAGAGCGTGCCATGGATTCCATGGACCTCGAGAAAGAAAAAGGCATCACGATCAAGGCCAAGAACACCTCGGTCCACTGGCGCGACAAGACGATCAACATCGTCGACACTCCCGGACACGCCGACTTCGGCGGCGAAGTGGAGCGAGCCCTCCGCATGGTGGACGGCGTCCTCCTGCTCGTCGACGCCTACGACGGCCCCCAAGCGCAAACCCGTTTCGTCCTGCGCAAGGCCCTCGCTCACGGCCTGAAGGTCGTGATCGTCATCAACAAGATCGACCGCGACAACGCCGACCCGGCCAAGATGTACGACAAGGTGCTCGAGCTTCTCATGGAGCTCAACGCCACCGAAGAACAGTTCGACGCCCCCGTCGTCTACGGTTCGGGACGCGACGGCTACATGATGTACAAGCTCGGCGACGAGAAGAAGGACCTCACGCCCTTGTTCGAAACCATCCTCGAACACGTTCCCCCGCCCTTCGCTCGCCCCAACGAGCCGTTCCACATGCTCGTTTCCAACATCGACTGGAGCGACTACGTCGGCCGCATCGCCGTCGGCAAGGTCCTCGGCGGCAACGTGAGCGTAGGCGACACGGTCTGGATCGTCCGCCACTCCGAGGGCGGGAAGCGCATCCGCGCCAAGATCACGAAGGTGTTCGAGTTCTCCGGGCTCCAAACGCACGAGTCCCCCACCGCTACCGCCGGCAACATCGTAGGCGTCTCGGGCTTCGAAGACATCGACATCGGCGACACGATCACCGCGGACGAGAAGGGACACGCCCTGCCCTTCACGCAGATCGACCCGCCGACGTTGGAGATGCAGATCTGCGTCAACGACGGCCCGCTCGTCGGTCGCGAAGGTAAGTACGTGACGTCGCGCCAGCTCCGCGATCGCCTGATGCGCGAGATCAAAACCAACGTCTCGATCAGCGTCGAAGACTCGGATCGTGCCGGCGCTTTCAACATCAAGGCGCGCGGCGCGATGCAGATCGCGGTGCTCGTCGAAACGATGCGGCGAGAAGGCTTCGAACTCCTCGTGTCGCGTCCGACCGTGATCGAAAAGACGGGCGAAACCGGCGAGCGGCTCGAGCCCTACGAAACCGTTTGGGTCGAAGTCCCGGACGAATGCGTCGGCGCGATCATGCAGAACCTCGCCAACCGCAAGGGTCAGCTCACCAACATGGAGAAGCTCGCTCACTCGACGATGATCGAGGCCACGATCACCACGCGGGGCTTGATCGGCATGGAGATCGACATCGTCAACGCCACCAGCGGGCGCGGCGTGATGAGCCACCTCTTCAAGGAGTACGGTCCCTACGCGGGCGAAGTTCTCACCCGGCTCACCGGGACGCTCATCGCCACCGAACCCGGCGAGACCACGACCTACGCACTCGTCGGCGTCCAAGAGCGCGGCAAACTCTTCGTCGGCCCCGGCGAACTCGTCTACGAAGGCATGATCGTGGGCGAAAATCCCCGCAACGAAGACATCGTCGTCAATGCGGTGCGCGAGAAGAAACTCACCAACTTCCGCTCGCAGGGCGAAGGCGTCGCCACGGGGCTCATCCCGCCGGTGAAACTCTCCCTCGAACGCGCGATCGAATACGTGGCCAACGACGAATTCGTCGAGGTCACGCCGCAAAACATACGCTTGCGCAAGCGCACTCTCAACAACGGCGAGCGCCAGAAGCAGAAGAAGGCCGCCAAACTCGCCTGA